One segment of Acaryochloris thomasi RCC1774 DNA contains the following:
- the petL gene encoding cytochrome b6-f complex subunit PetL: MAGVFAYVLFLSIFIGNAVGLFYILKAVKLI, translated from the coding sequence ATGGCTGGTGTATTTGCCTACGTCTTATTTCTTAGTATCTTTATCGGTAACGCAGTGGGGCTGTTTTACATCCTCAAAGCAGTGAAGCTTATCTAA
- a CDS encoding EAL domain-containing protein has protein sequence MQWFLIFYISVNFLAAVVCTAVAFLVPQKTAQVDWGFRLFALMTALWCATSGLFFLNETTGDFWVWTGIQTLPYVTVPVLWLYFILQLTGNRLPSPVVLLLVPIATLIVYWNPDWSSLMWTVAQTDWRYGVSIAQYERGPWFTFVHTPYSYALISVGHAYLFSAIWQSRRKQRRSLILLLCCGLIPLLLNFLTLSPLYDSSRFFDLTPIGLAISTVLFCWGLSQYQILQRSPLAYQQIFTSLKASILVLDLDYRLIEFNAAAEALLGCTKNTIGVSAQELVTCLQGSDWSALRTQGKTEVKSSQQYFQIEQFPILRQERLLGYILNISDITQSRQLQEQLLEGALLYDSLTGLPNRTLFYDRLRQALKRCDRNPTQSIAIAFVDVDRFKVINDSLGHLAGDQVLIEVAKRLQSCLRSEDTVARFGGDEFAILAANAHPQDIEAFCKRLQREIQEPITLETHVVNTSASIGIVLRASQRSPEKLIQDADIAMYQAKSKGKGLFAVFEQSIANATLQRMELEVSLRQALERQEFFLVFQPIVAISSGEIRGFEALLRWQHPTHGLISPTVFIPIAEEMGIISVLDRWVLKNACQQLHQWRVQHPELDLTMSVNLSTANFIFANLVETVTETLDRTQVAGKNLKLEITESILMKDPEATARVLKQLKDCGVEILLDDFGTGHSSLSYLHRLPLEGLKIDKSFVHEAQYSPQSMEIIKTIVSLAQGLKLKLIAEGIETDAQRRLLLGLGCDLGQGYLWWKPMTSRKASNALQHRGIAQQPRVSEFSKRL, from the coding sequence ATGCAGTGGTTTTTGATTTTCTATATCAGCGTCAATTTCCTCGCTGCAGTTGTTTGTACGGCTGTTGCTTTTCTTGTACCGCAGAAAACTGCTCAGGTTGATTGGGGCTTTCGACTCTTTGCGCTGATGACGGCGCTGTGGTGTGCAACATCTGGACTCTTTTTCCTTAACGAGACTACGGGCGATTTTTGGGTTTGGACCGGGATTCAGACACTGCCCTATGTGACTGTTCCTGTTTTGTGGCTTTACTTTATTCTCCAGCTCACAGGCAATCGCCTCCCTTCTCCCGTCGTGTTGCTCTTGGTTCCAATAGCAACGCTGATCGTTTACTGGAATCCTGATTGGTCCTCTTTAATGTGGACGGTTGCTCAGACAGACTGGCGATATGGAGTTTCCATTGCCCAATATGAGCGGGGGCCTTGGTTCACTTTTGTGCATACGCCCTACAGTTATGCACTTATTTCCGTTGGGCACGCCTATCTTTTTAGCGCCATCTGGCAAAGCCGCAGGAAGCAGAGGCGGTCTTTGATTTTGCTGCTGTGTTGCGGTTTGATTCCGCTTCTTTTGAATTTTCTAACGCTGTCGCCGCTCTATGACTCTTCAAGGTTTTTTGATCTAACGCCGATTGGGTTAGCGATCAGCACGGTGCTATTTTGCTGGGGCCTATCCCAGTACCAAATCTTGCAGCGCTCTCCGTTGGCCTACCAACAGATTTTTACCAGTTTGAAAGCTTCAATCTTAGTCCTAGATCTTGATTATCGATTAATTGAGTTTAATGCTGCGGCTGAGGCCCTACTCGGATGCACCAAAAATACGATTGGAGTATCGGCACAGGAACTGGTGACCTGCTTACAAGGCTCTGACTGGAGTGCGTTACGAACTCAAGGAAAAACAGAGGTAAAGTCGTCTCAGCAATACTTTCAGATTGAGCAGTTCCCGATTCTACGACAAGAAAGGCTGTTAGGGTACATCCTCAATATTTCAGATATTACCCAATCTCGACAGCTACAAGAGCAGCTTTTAGAGGGGGCACTGCTCTACGATTCGCTCACGGGGCTGCCGAATCGGACGCTGTTCTATGATCGTCTGAGGCAGGCGCTTAAACGTTGCGATCGCAACCCCACCCAATCTATTGCCATTGCCTTTGTTGATGTTGACCGCTTCAAAGTCATCAATGATTCCCTCGGACACCTGGCTGGAGACCAAGTGCTGATTGAAGTTGCCAAGCGACTACAGAGCTGCTTGCGTAGCGAAGATACCGTTGCTCGGTTTGGCGGCGATGAATTTGCGATTTTAGCTGCCAACGCCCATCCACAAGATATTGAAGCGTTTTGCAAAAGACTGCAGAGAGAAATTCAAGAGCCAATTACTTTAGAAACCCATGTTGTCAATACCAGTGCCAGCATAGGCATTGTGCTCAGAGCCTCGCAGCGTTCTCCTGAAAAACTCATTCAGGATGCGGATATCGCCATGTATCAGGCCAAATCAAAGGGAAAAGGCCTGTTTGCTGTATTTGAACAATCCATTGCCAACGCGACCCTTCAGCGAATGGAGCTAGAGGTCTCTCTGAGGCAGGCTTTAGAGCGGCAGGAGTTCTTTTTGGTTTTCCAGCCGATTGTGGCCATCAGCAGTGGAGAGATTCGAGGGTTTGAAGCACTGCTCCGCTGGCAGCATCCGACCCATGGCCTCATCTCACCCACGGTTTTCATCCCGATTGCCGAAGAAATGGGCATCATCTCTGTCCTCGATCGCTGGGTCTTGAAGAACGCCTGTCAGCAGCTTCATCAGTGGCGAGTCCAACATCCCGAACTCGACCTTACCATGAGCGTTAACCTGTCCACTGCTAACTTCATTTTTGCCAATCTCGTTGAGACCGTCACGGAAACCTTAGATAGGACGCAGGTGGCGGGCAAAAATCTGAAGCTTGAGATTACCGAAAGCATCTTAATGAAGGATCCAGAGGCAACTGCCAGGGTGCTGAAGCAGCTCAAAGACTGCGGCGTTGAAATTCTATTAGATGACTTCGGCACCGGCCATTCTTCGTTAAGTTATTTGCATCGTCTACCGTTAGAGGGGCTAAAAATAGATAAATCCTTCGTGCATGAAGCGCAATACAGCCCCCAGAGTATGGAAATTATCAAAACGATCGTTTCGCTGGCCCAAGGTCTCAAGCTCAAGCTAATCGCAGAAGGGATTGAGACCGATGCTCAGCGCAGACTGCTGTTGGGCCTTGGCTGTGATCTGGGTCAAGGCTACCTATGGTGGAAGCCTATGACAAGCCGCAAGGCGAGCAACGCTCTCCAGCATCGGGGTATCGCTCAGCAGCCCAGGGTAAGCGAATTCTCTAAGCGTCTGTAG
- a CDS encoding alpha/beta hydrolase: MKVQAEMWNLIRDLKVNGIYLLTAAVMLVGAPEALAQTSPQAERWGPRIVYEPTNNVEVISDLVYAQHEQGRTLKLDLYLPRDRSTETIPGIIAIRGGGWHQGDKEGFAPIASRLAEDGFAVASIEYRTSQEAPFPAAVHDVKAAVRWMRANAKQYGIDDTALGAIGGSAGAHLAILLATSSGIPELEGADPSLEISSQIQAAVGMATPSALTDFTERPVVQKFLAVSPAQDPKSWILASPISHVDQTDPPLLLLHSDSDDIVPYQQSVKLAQRYEGAGIFSEVVKIPRAPHAFWHFPTWFDEVMARTITFFDAELRSPRRSATEPEIPSDF, encoded by the coding sequence GTGAAGGTTCAAGCAGAGATGTGGAATTTAATCAGAGATCTCAAAGTTAATGGGATATACCTACTGACCGCAGCCGTCATGCTGGTCGGAGCGCCGGAAGCATTAGCGCAGACATCACCCCAGGCAGAGCGCTGGGGACCGCGCATTGTCTACGAACCGACTAACAACGTGGAGGTGATTTCGGATCTTGTCTATGCTCAACACGAGCAGGGGCGCACGCTGAAACTTGACCTTTACCTACCCCGAGATCGGTCTACAGAAACCATCCCCGGCATCATTGCGATTCGCGGTGGCGGATGGCATCAAGGTGATAAAGAAGGTTTTGCTCCGATTGCCTCTCGGCTGGCAGAAGACGGCTTTGCTGTCGCCAGCATAGAATACAGAACATCCCAAGAGGCGCCCTTCCCGGCTGCCGTTCACGATGTCAAAGCGGCAGTACGATGGATGCGCGCCAACGCTAAGCAGTATGGAATTGACGACACGGCTTTGGGTGCAATTGGGGGTTCGGCAGGCGCGCACTTGGCGATCCTACTGGCAACAAGCTCCGGCATTCCTGAACTTGAGGGAGCCGATCCAAGCTTAGAGATATCGAGTCAAATTCAAGCTGCCGTCGGCATGGCAACCCCCAGCGCATTGACTGATTTTACTGAACGGCCTGTGGTGCAAAAATTCCTGGCGGTTTCTCCTGCGCAGGATCCAAAGTCGTGGATCTTGGCCTCACCTATCTCCCACGTGGATCAGACCGATCCGCCCCTGTTGCTGTTGCACAGTGACTCGGACGATATTGTCCCCTATCAACAGTCGGTCAAACTCGCTCAGCGATACGAAGGGGCTGGGATCTTCTCTGAAGTGGTCAAAATCCCCAGAGCGCCCCATGCTTTCTGGCATTTCCCAACCTGGTTTGATGAGGTAATGGCGCGGACAATCACCTTCTTTGACGCAGAGCTGCGGTCCCCTCGCCGTTCAGCAACAGAGCCGGAGATACCGAGCGATTTTTAG
- a CDS encoding Ycf34 family protein, protein MCICVNCHYVDNCLTYHAVEGQHQQPHLTETPTFEPTEPTINVNIRSHSDEIEMEWDVVGCASFTADSGKWSRLRPGELIPT, encoded by the coding sequence ATGTGTATCTGCGTCAACTGTCACTACGTCGATAACTGCCTCACCTACCATGCCGTAGAAGGCCAGCATCAACAGCCGCATTTAACTGAAACGCCGACCTTTGAACCCACAGAACCCACCATTAACGTCAACATTCGCAGCCATAGCGATGAAATTGAAATGGAATGGGATGTGGTGGGCTGTGCCAGTTTCACCGCAGACAGCGGTAAGTGGTCCCGTCTGCGCCCTGGAGAACTCATTCCCACCTAG